TGTATCTCAGTCCAGTTAGTAATAAAATCTTCttactatcaaaaaaaaaaaggtgtgtACCAGTACCTCTATCTCTGTCTTACTTAATGGCTCCCCTGGAAGGCAATTTCATCCCGCCAGAGGATTACGCCAAGGGGACCCTTTATATCCATACCTTTTTATAATTTGTATGAAGGTGTTTTCTAGACTTCTCCTTTCTCAAGAGCAAAATAAAATTCCTCATGGAATCAAAATAACTCCAAAGACTGAACCAATATCGCATCTTTTCTTTGCTAAtgattgtttattattttttaaggAAGATCTTGTAGAATGTAGAAATCTTCTTCAATTAATGGATAAATTTAGTAAATCCTCTGGTCAgttaaaaaattttgaaaaaaaaatcaggaGTTCTTTTCAGTAAGAAAGTAGACCTAAACATCAAAGAATGATGTCAAAACTTTTAAAGTTAAACATATCAGCCTTAAAGATCCCCATTTAGGTGCACCTTTGTTTATGGACAGGTCTAAGATAAAAACCTTTGACTTAATCCTTGATAAAATGGAATCTAAATCAAAAGGATGGAAAGGAAAAGTCCTTACACAAGCTAGTAGAATGGTCCTGATTAAAGCAGTTCTAGCCAGCATCCCAACTTTCCAAATGGGATGTTTAATAATACTAAAAAAGATAACAAATAAAATTAGtgcaacacaaagagatttatgGTGGGGAAAGGAAGTGAATTCTAGAGGTTTCTACCCAAAAGCTTGGCCAAATTTGTGCAAACCATCACAAAAGGGTGGATAAGGCTTTAGAGATGCTCATAAGTTTAACTTAGCAATATTAGCAAAAATAGCTTGGAAATTGATTAAGGGAAAATATTCTTTATGGGTTAAAACAATGAGGTCTAGATACTTCAAAACGAAACCCCCCTAAGAGTTAAACCACCAGTAAagagctcttggatttggaaatgtatTTGTCAAGGTCTAGAACTTATTAAACAATACATCATATGGGAAGCAGGGGATGACCTAAGTATAAGTCTTTGGGAGGATAACTGGATTCCAGGTCTTAGTACTAATTTTCCAGGTTATAAAAACACATCTAACAGCCATCTCTCTCTGGTGGATGATCTGATTGACTCTTACACACATAATTGGAATAATACTCTTATTGGGACCTTATTTCATAAAGACGTTGCAATGAAATTTCTTAATATGCATCTCTTCCTGGATAATGATGGAAATCAGAAGCATGATCATCTTAGATGGTCTCTAACTAGATCAGGAGAATACATTGTTAAATCCATGTATGATAAGTTAAATGAACCAAGTACTGATATAACAAGTCTTTCGTTGCCTGGTTCTTTTTGGAAATCTATATGGAAATTGAATGTACCACAAAGAATTAAAGTGTTCTTATGGAAATGTCTGCAAAATGCTCTTTCTACAAATGCGAAACTCTTTGGTAAAGTTAAAGATATTAGTCCAAGTTGTGCAATATGTGTGGAGAGGAAATAGAATCCAAGGAACATCTCTTGTTTCATTGTCCTTATGCTAAAGGAATTTGGGAGTCAGCTCCTAACCCTATCTCTCTTCAACTTGATCATTTGGTTTCTATAGTTGACTTATGTAAGGATTGGATTCAACAACCTAAGCAGGAAATATCCCTAGAACTTGTCTTAACTAAATTGTGGCTTTTCTAGAAAGAACGACGTAATAGagtttttgaaaataaatctaaatcAATGTCTCAGTTAGCTCAGGAAATACAGAGACATATTCTTTTCTGGGACATAAAGAAGAAGCAACAACTGGAAATTCAGAGAGTAACAAAGAGCCCTAAGCCTTCTTGGACAACACCAGCGAGATACAATCTAAAAATTGATGTAGATGTGACATGGGACTCTGCTATTACACCTGCTAGTTTTGCTTTAATCTTGAGAAATGATGCAGGAAACTTCGAAAGCGGAAGAGCATGACCCTTAATCATTCCATACCcgcaagaagaagaagcagtagGAGTGTACCAGGCAGCAATCTagtataaagagaaaggcatcAGGAACTTCGGTATAGAGGGAGATTGTGAAAGCTTATTCAATTTTTGAATGGAAAGAAATCTGATGTATCTTGGAGGAGTAAAGCGCTTTTAGAGGAAGCGGTTAAAGTTGCAAAGGAATGTCCCAATTTCCTTGGTTTTCATTTTGTTCCTAGACTAGGTAATGCAGTGAAAGATTCGATTGCCAAAATAGCAAAGACTTTTAATTCAGTTAAGGAACGGGATCTTTCCCCTCCTTGTTGTATCCGTCAAAAACTtgcagtagataaatctaatagaGAATTAAAAGTCAGTACTATATTATTGTTGTAATCTTAATGTATTCCTTTTATATCGTCGCAACTATTAGGATTAGGATTGActaacttagtttgttacatatTTTCTGTATCTGTACCTATATATAAATAGAGAATGAAAGCAGCACAGTCTACCCAATTGTGAGACTAATTCTTATCTTTCTTATAAATCTAAGAATTTCCATCTTAAAAAAGCTTAAAACAGttaaatagttgtattcatttGTAAATTACATTAAAAAGTAGGAATGTAATTCGTTGTTATATATTTTCGGTTGAACTCGTTGCTCAATGCTCATGATCAACGGAActttctttctcaatttcagaGGTTTAGTGCAGTTGCTTTCGAATGAGTGAAAACAGAACTTGCTAGGAATGAGGATATCTGATGCACGCGGCCTAGTTGATCAAAACATATTTTCTTTAAAACAGTTACAATATATGTTATTTTGGTAAGACAAATGCTATCTCACACGATTTTGTGGGATGGTTTCCCTTAAAAGCGGCTTCTTTACCGTTGGATGATCAAATCAACGGTTAGATTCACATTAAAACAGTTACAATATACATTATTTTGGTAAGATAAATACTATCCCACACGACTTTGCGGGATGGCTTCCCGCAAAAGCGGCTTCTTTATCGTTGGATAATCAAATCAATGGTTAGATTCACATTCAGGAAATGACCCACCATTTCCCCTAAAGGGTTCAAGGCTGTTAGATCGTGCTAAGTCTGTAAAGAAGTCTTTTACGGGAAGTCGCTGTTAAAATTTTGGGTACAACATTGATCTACATGTTGCAGCTGATTTACCTGCAAAACATCCTAAAAAAATCCAGACTTGGAAGTAGCAGAATGCATGAGAAAACATCCAAGCCAAGCCCATAAGCTCAGAACTGAACCGATGATCAGTTAAGCAATTCAATATTGAGATGCCGCTACATATGATAAgatgaaaaaaattaaattaaattcaaTATTTCTAAATATATTTTGACAAATTATACTGCAAAGGATATATTTCAAATCCACTACATAAGCTTAGGTGGTTTGATGTGTTTTGAGTGTGTTACTGATACACCTGCATTAAAATTAGGCTACATAATCTTTGACAAAGAATGCTATAGAATTAAAAAGAACACAAGTAATTGAGAAACTTGCAACCTAAAcaagaaaaaacagaaaacaggggTCGCTTCCTAGACTGAAGGTTAGACAGGGGAAGAGTTGCGAACTGTCTTGTCTTCGCTCTGTGAAAACAAACGTATGGATTGATATCTTTCATACTTTTATCGAATTCTAATATTTGATCTTCCAAAATAAGGATGAGTGAGAATCATCGATTGCATACTTCAACGCAGTACTTACTCTGACACTCCCATGGGCTAACAACTCGGTCCTCAAAAGAGATAGTAAGTCCTTACAGCTTGATTGTTTTTTCTTTAATGCACGAACATATGCTTTTAATCCAAGCcataaaacttcccatttctcCAATTTAAGGATTGGAAGAACTGTGGATCCAATATTATCAGAACGCATCCTTTTCACTATCCGTTTGTGCATGTACCTGATAATGAAGGTTCACAAGTTAACTGATCTTTATAGCTGAACAAACAATGATGGTATGAAAATTAATTGCATATATAAACTTTCACCTGTAGATAGTCAGAGAATAAATAACTTTCCTTACAAACTCCGAATATGTTGATTATATTATAATACTATTGAAAACTGTTATGAAACCTGGAAGAGAAAAATATGGAATAAGGAGAATTCGATAGTAACATATTTACCTCACCGAGCTTTTAATCATTTCAAAATAGTAATCCGCAGGGAAACTGCAAGTGTTAGACAAGCTCGTGATAGCAATGAAACTTCATTCCAGATAATAGAAAAGTTTGGTATACATTTAATCTGACAACTCCTGCAGAATTAATCTGTGAATCGTAAAATATAGCATGGCATTTCGGTCGCAAAAACTGACGCAGCTTGTCCTTCATCTGGAATCCTGGTTTACATTGCCAGCTGAGTGTAAGAGTTGATCTCAGATGCATGCCCAAATACCTGTTCAGCCATATGCAAGACCCCTTATCTTAATAACTACACAACAACTTAGCAAACTAAGAAATATAGGGATGGGGTAAAATTTATGTTTAAAACCTCATAAATTAACGGTTGCAAACAACCTTATAAGTTTTTAGATTGGATCATGAACTCTATATATTAATGGTTATCGAACAGCCTCTTAAAAAAAGCTATTCACATGCGTCCTATTTGATACCCTTATGACTACTCTACACACGCGAgtgaaaaataagaaaattagAGTTGAGACTGAAACAAAAAATACCTTGTGTAGTCAGCTTGGATCTCCAGAGTACGACAATTAAGCAGCAAACCACTCCATGGAAGAAAAGATATACCGTCTTCTCCTGTATAAATTCTGTTTGTTGGTACACCAGAAGCGCTACCTATATCAAAATTCATGCAGGATTTTGCTTCGTTGATTGAACAATTGTAGTCTCGAAATCCTCTGACCAACCTAGAATAAAAACTAACAGCTTGCTTCTTTGAAGTTGATATGAAAAGAAAATCATCAGTATATCTAAGTAACGCAAAATTAGGTGTTGATGAAATGTCATCTGTACCATTCTCCGTTAAATCAACATCTTGACAAGTATGTCTTTCTTGTAACTCTCCTTCAGTAGTTTCAGAATAGTGAGTCTCATGTATGTTTTTAAGAAATGGAAGGAGTACTTTGGTCTCCATATGCGCATAGTAAAATGAACACAGGAAAGAAGAAACTATACTTCCTTGTGGTATACCAATCTTTTGCAAATAAAAGTCTTGACCTACTTGGATCACATTCCGCTTCACCAGTTCATACAGATCAtgttgaagtttttctttcttcaaCTCTATGCTGGTCTCCTAAAAGATTCCACATAAAAATATGAGATAAAGCTCACTTGTATGtgaagaataaaaacaaaactaTCACCCCAAGTGTTTCTTCCTTCGGCACAACTTCTGGTTTAGCAAGACTGTCTTCCTGTAGTATTCAGAGCACGTACCTGATTTATAAAGACATTATGCACTGGATGAGAAGGGACAGAAGCAGTTGACTTGGCACTAAAAGGTTCCATATTCTGATTCAAGAATATCTGATTATTGAGGACGTGCATATACTTCTTTGTTCAGATGACTTGGGAAGACCACTTTGTGAGATACTGGCCATTCATCATAACATCTTTCATCACTTGAAGGAGCTTATCCTGATCAATAGAATCAAATGCCTTTGACACGTCACAAATGACAACATATGCCCTTGGCATGAATTTGACTCTGTTCTTCAAACCAATAATGTAAGGTGCAAGCTTCTCGTAGACATTATCATAACAAGATACTGATGATCCCAAGAGGTGGGGATGATTCATCTGTATTCCTTTTAGAACAGCACTTAAATCGCGAAGACCATTATTCACagccttaaaaaaatattttctcccttCATTATTCTGCATACCATTAAAATGAAAACTTGAAGATCCCTGAAGAGGAATGACTTTTTTGTCAGCTGGTATACTTGAtgctgctttcatatttgctagAGCCCTCACTCCTTTTCCCTTTGGACGAAATCTGACTTTTGAAAACCCAAAGGGTCTCTTGAACAATATACTCCTTAAATATTTATAATCCAGCAATCTGTAACTCCGCTCTCTCATGCATGAGACAGCGGTTTGAGTTAGCTTCTCCCAATTTTGCTTTCGGTAATAAAATATATCTTGTTTTCCAGCCTCAGTTTCTGTGACATAGAAAGTTGACTTAAGTATGGGTGTTATTAGACTAGAAAAGAACCAATAAATCCAACACACAAACAGCTTGTTTTTCAGAGTAATCTTGGCATTCTCAGCTGTGTTGCATCTGGCTGATATGTTCACACTTCCTCCCACCATATCTTTTGAAAAATGCTTATCCGATAGGAATGGAAAACGAGATGTTTTCAGCCCATGCACACACTGCCTAACAGAAAACTTTTCAGATCTTCGTAACCGGATAAACTTTGAAATATTTCTCTGTAAAGCTCTCCATTCAGAAGGAGCTCCAAGTAAGTCTTCAGTGATTATCCTCCTGCACACCGCCCATATAAACGAGGCCACCTGACTCTTGCGGCAATCCGACCCACTCAGCTCTAGCTGGTGACCTGAGACGTTCCGAGTTCTACCCTGGTGCCACAGTTATATCGCCAAAAGAATTATGATTAAGATAGACTAGATAGTAAGTTAGTTAGTGTAGTAGGGTGGAAGACCTGAGGTCGAAACTAATCAACAGCATGttataccgatcaaaaaaaaatgttaaccTGAGTAATAAAAGGAGGAAACAAGGCTGAATGGCTGATCAGCAGTTAGGCCATATTATACTACAACATTGACGCGAATCATATCCACAAAATTGAGGTGATTGCTTCTTTCAAGCTTTAAAAGGGGGATTAACAAACGGACCAAGAGTATGATTCAAATGATATCCTGCTAACCTCAAGTATGGATCCAAGATTTCCCTTAGCTGGTGGTGCAACTGCCATAATGGGACAATGCTTATCTAGCAACTTCAAAAATTGGCAACGTTGACCACTGCGCATAAGATTCCCCAGCAACTGTCTAAGTGATTGATGTCTGGTGACCAAAAGTCAGACAAGAATAAGGGGTCACAATAATGATAAATAAGGAAACAACCCAAAggaaacaaaaaggaaaaaaaagtccATGATACAAATAATTTGGGTTAGAAAGTATAACATATACACCTCATGTAAACAGAAAGGAACTGATTGCGATATGTATTTTACAGCCTAACATGTGCTGATCATGATTGATACAGCTTCATAGCCATGTTAAATTGCACCAGCATAACCCTCATAAGACTAATTTAACCCTTGTTTTAGCACACAGACCAACTATCAGTGATGCATAAACTGCTTGAAAAATATTTAACTCTTCCATAGTAAACAATTGTCCTTTTTTTACTGATTTAAAAGTACTTTTACTAGGGAGGCACGTATAAAACAGAAGTAGGAAACTATGTTCAGAAAACATGTGACGAAGCACGAAGTTGAATGAATATTGGAGAGAAAGATACTCATGTATACGATTAGAATAATATAGCTTTAACATTAAACCAACAAAGGAAATCAGGACGATGTGATGCTATCAAATACAATACATGGATTGTATTTATTGAActcagataaaaaaaaaatatatatatatatatatatatatatgtatgtacgTACGTATGTATGTATGATTCTTGAACATGGTAGTGTTTCAATTCACCATAGTAAGGAGTTTGATTTCACTATTTTAGTTTTAACCAAAGCTTGAGCGTTATACTTTACTTACAGGCTCGCACACCCGAGGAGACAAGAACTATGGTTATGCAAGCATGAGCATGATGTAGATTCAGTGATCACAGCTTCATCCGGTAAGCCAAATATATCCTTCATCAGGACATCCTCACCAGCATTACTGGGTTTTGATCTCATCAATACATCTGAAGATTGTAAAGGTCGTACAAAGATGAAATTTGGGCAGAAGAGTAtatcaaaaaatcaaaagaaaaggaTACGATCTCTTGGTAAAAGAGAGGATAAAGTGCAGGAATTGTAGAACATGGAATTTCTGTCAACTTCTGACGTCTTTGCAACCTTTTCCGGTGCTTGCAGCATCATAACAAAAGCACTGTGAAGTATTGTGGCAGGTCAAATATTCAGAAAAGCGTAAAAAGAATGTAAGACAAGTAATAACAGAAAACATGGACAAATCATGAGTCATCAACATTGGAAAATCAGCTCAAAAGTTCACAGTTGCATGAATCTCATTTTCATATACATATTGTGTAACTCAAAAGACATTTAGGCCAAATGCATATGGGGATCACAAGCTAACCGTTTTAGACTGAATACAAGGTGCATGCTGCTTCTCAGAACCCAGACCAGGAAGCTCCTCTGCGATCTGCTGAAACTCTTTGTGGTCATCATTTTCAGATATTTGAATGTCGCTGCAAAAACCCACTGCACTATCCTCAGTAAACTTCATTTTCCTGCGAATTCTTCGACGTTGCCAGCTGGAAGGCCGAAAACGCTTCACGGATTTTACTACAGCCTTTTTAAGACTTTGTTGAGGTAATTCGTTTAGTTCTTGGTTCTTAGTAACAGTTGTGCATCTTTTTACCAAACTTAATTTGGACAAGAATGGACTAATGACTCTGTGATTGCTTTGGTTACAATCAACAGAATCTAAGGAACGATAGGAACCAGATCTCTTGGAACATATAAGATCTGACTCATATTCATCTTCAGTAGTCGTTCTTTACCTGTAACTGAtgaagttcctttaccttctgttgtgcaggcacctaaattAGAGTTGAAGCCTCTACCTGATCCCTTAAAGTACGCTTACTTGGGTGATGGAGAAGAACTTCCagtcattattgcaaagaatctcacagCAGTACATGAAGAACGcttacttagggttctgaaagagcataaaacagctattggttggacaattgctgacatcaaaggcattagtccagctatgtgcatgcatagaatcctaatggaagatgatgtgaagccagtacgtgatgctcagtgtaggcttaaccccccgATGATGGAGGTCGTAAATaaggagatcctcaaattactaagtgtgggggtgattttcCCAATTTATggcagcaaatgggttagtcctaTACAGGCGGTGCCTAAGAAATCGGGTGTCACTGTTgtcagaaatcaagatgatgaacttgttcctacaagagttcaaacaggctGGAGAGTGTGCATATACTACAGAAAGCTCAATTCGGCTACCCGCAAGGaccactttcctttgcctttcattgatcagatgttggAGAGGCTAGCGGGACATTCTCATTATTGCTTTCTGGatggttattcgggatacaatcagatcgttatagCACCGGAGGACCAGGATAAGACGACTTTTatttgtccttttggtacgtttgcatATAGActgatgtcgtttggtctttgcaatgcgcctgccacttttcagagatgtatggtaagtatattttctgattatgtgggaaacatcattgaggtatttatggacgattttagtgtttatggtgattcatttcatatttgtttaaataatcttgagcttgtgcttaaaagatgcatatacactaatcttgttttaaattgggagaaatgccactttatggtaaaccatggaattgtgcttggtcacatcgtgtccCCTCAAGGGATCGAAGTGGACAAAGCAAAGATAAATTTGATTagaaacttacaataccccacttcggttAGGGGGGTTCGCttgtttcttggtcatgcaggtttttataggcggtttatcaaagatttctccaaaatctcaatgtcgatgtgcaaattgttgcaaaaggaggtCGCCTTTAACTTggacaaggagtgcaaggatgcatttgacaaattgaaggaattgttgactactgcaccaattattaagtcacctgactGGAGTTTGCCGTTCGAGTTAatatgtgatgcaagtgattatgcagtcTGAGCTGTTTTGGGTCAGAAAGTAGACAAAAGGTcgcatgtgatttattatgcatcaaggaccctTAATGAGGCTCAGATAAACTATTcgaccactgaaaaagagttgctggctatagtatttgcattagaaaaattcagagcttatttggtgggtaccaatgtgattgtatattctgatcatgcagcaccaAGGTACCTATTGAAAAAGAAGGAGGCTAATCCAAGACTCATACGATGGATTCTTTTGCTATAAGAATTCAATATTGAAAtcagagacaagaaaggtgttgagaatactgttgctgatcatcttagtagacttgttgtttccgaagaagaacttcccctACAAGAtcattttccagacgaacaactcttCTCGGTTGAAGAATCAACACCTAGGTATGATGATATGgtgaactatttggttacaaggcaagtacctagtacgaTGTCTAACTTTCAAAAGCTAAAGCTTAACAAAATAGCCAAACAGTAtatgtgggatgagccctacttgtggaaatatggtacTGATCAgattatccgcaggtgcgtacctaactctgaatttcaatcaattctatcattttgtcattcttatgcttgtggtggtcactttggttctaaacgtaccgctttcaaaatccttgagggtggtttttattggcctaccctctTTGAGGATGAATATGCTTTTTGTAAATCTTATGATAAATGTCAATGAACGGGCAAtttaggtgctcgaaatcaaatgtcaCTCACACCGATTCTTGATGTAGAAATAttcgatgtgtggggtattgattttatgggtccttttgttaattcgaaTGTAAAATtgtatatacttcttgttgtggattatgtttcgaaatgggtggaagctaaagccacccatactaatgattctcaagttgtttgtgagtttttgaaggaatatattttctctagacatggtataccacgagtggttatcagtgatgtaGGCTCtcacttcaagaaatccttccatgctctcctcaagaagtacaacattacacacaaggttggtacaccgtatcacccacaaactagtgggcaagctgaagTTTCAAATCGTGAAATCAAGTCCATTCTGGAGAAAACTGTCAATACTACAAGAAAAGATTGGAGCTttaggcttaatgatgcactttgggcgtatagaacgacgtacaagacaccaattggTATGTCTCCGTGTTgattggtttatggcaaagcttgtcatctcccGGTTGAACTTGAGCATAAAGCTTTCTGGGCGGTAAAGATGtacaacatggagtatgatgaagcTGGGAAACAAAGGAAGCTACAAATAAAAGAGCTAGAGGAAATACGAAATGATGCTTACGAAAGCGCttgtatatacaaggaaaagacgaaattATTCCACGACAAAATGATTTCTCTAAAAAGTTTTGTTATGGGGAAGAAAGTTCTTTTGTTTAATTTTCGTCTTAAGTTATTTCCTGGAAAGCTAAGGTCTCGATGGGTGggaccatttgttgttactaatgtttttcctcatggtgcagttgaaataaataaacctaaaactggGAAAGTTTTcaaggtcaacggccatagaCTAAAGCCATACTACGAGAACTTCACTACAATGGATGTTGATGAGATTGAGCTTCGTGATttgctccctctggaggagtaatatgAATGTGTGTCAAGTcaggctgaagacgttaaactaagcgctgaatgggaggcaacccactggttttgtatttctatctctatgttttatttttcttagttttgcatacCATAATTTGATTTACCACcttattttactttggatgactcaattacattgaggacaatgtaaagtttaagtgtggggaattattttgcatatagagtttttagccttttaGAGtcgatttttttcaaaatttttgtaaatatttgcataaaaacctccaacttgtagagattttagattgactagcatacttctaggtatgtttacatagaggatTATAactgacataactgaacttggaagtgttagggaactaccggatttcttgcttgttagagtgttaaataatggatttaatcatgccggtggcaAATTAGGAGCAGAGGGAAATGCATTATttgagttgctgatcaatcattagtggagactacctatttcaTATCAGCAGAGGCACCAGACCTTCAATTTTTTATAGTTGACTAAAAAGCTTttatttttgagtgtgtgtcaccgtacattaattccgggtagaatgatgagctacccaacttcacaccattttcagcactactctttgatctcttgagtgctaattttgtcaatcatgagggtgacgtctatagatgaaaaccaccttcttgttgtttgatttacagttagcaccattctctctctcgccaacaacaggtccatagaaacacatcatcatcaacaaagg
This portion of the Papaver somniferum cultivar HN1 chromosome 11, ASM357369v1, whole genome shotgun sequence genome encodes:
- the LOC113324368 gene encoding telomerase reverse transcriptase-like — protein: MVGGSVNISARCNTAENAKITLKNKLFVCWIYWFFSSLITPILKSTFYVTETEAGKQDIFYYRKQNWEKLTQTAVSCMRERSYRLLDYKYLRSILFKRPFGFSKVRFRPKGKGVRALANMKAASSIPADKKVIPLQGSSSFHFNGMQNNEGRKYFFKAVNNGLRDLSAVLKGIQMNHPHLLGSSVSCYDNVYEKLAPYIIGLKNRVKFMPRAYVVICDVSKAFDSIDQDKLLQVMKDVMMNGQYLTKWSSQVI
- the LOC113324367 gene encoding telomerase reverse transcriptase-like; translated protein: MEPFSAKSTASVPSHPVHNVFINQETSIELKKEKLQHDLYELVKRNVIQVGQDFYLQKIGIPQGSIVSSFLCSFYYAHMETKVLLPFLKNIHETHYSETTEGELQERHTCQDVDLTENASC